One part of the Oenanthe melanoleuca isolate GR-GAL-2019-014 chromosome 26, OMel1.0, whole genome shotgun sequence genome encodes these proteins:
- the TMCC2 gene encoding transmembrane and coiled-coil domains protein 2 isoform X1, giving the protein MKRCRSDELQQPEEDPGAAGESPGHGVMEGKAGEAAAAPEAGAVPPPPRSKPPDLKKIQQLSEGSMFGHGLKHLFHSRRRSREREQQSSQDSGPAAPGASDHESPDEKERSPEMHRVSYAVSLHDLPARPTAFNRVLQQIRSRPSIKRGTSLHSGGRRAKSGSLEPQRGSPHLGRRTPQDSGLTAILHQHQGRPRSSSTTDTAILLAEGGAVYLLAEDSEGLEKLDKGDVSTLNLPPGAGHGDADGPVCLDVPDGTPDPQRTKAAIEHLHQKILKITEQIKIEQEARDDNVAEYLKLANNADKQQASRIKQVFEKKNQKSAQTIAQLHKKLEHYHKKLKEIEQNGPSRQPKDVFRDMHQGLKDVGANVRSSISGFSGGVVEGVKGGLSGLSQATHTAVVSKPREFASLIRNKFGSADNIAHLKDTLDDGHPEEAARALSGSATLVSSPKYGSDDECSSATSGSAGGSNSGAGPGGLGSPKSNTLDSHHNNFDTILEELREIKDSQSHLEDSMEDLKAQLQRDYTYMTQCLQEERYRYERLEEQLNDLTELHQNEMTNLKQELASMEEKVAYQSYERARDIQEAVESCLTRVTKLELQQQQQQVVQLEGVENANARALLGKFINVILALMAVLLVFVSTIANFITPLMKTRMRILSTALLVLFLFFLWKHWDSISYFLEHVLLPS; this is encoded by the exons AAAATCCAGCAGCTCTCCGAGGGCTCCATGTTCGGCCACGGCCTGAAGCACCTGTTCCACAGCCGGCGGCGCTCGCGGGAGCGGGAGCAGCAGAGCTCGCAGGACTcgggcccggccgcccccggcGCCTCCGACCACGAGTCTCCGGACGAGAAGGAGCGCTCGCCGGAGATGCACCGCGTGTCCTACGCCGTGTCCCTGCACGACCTGCCCGCCCGCCCCACCGCCTTCAACCGCGTGCTGCAGCAGATCCGCTCCCGCCCCTCCATCAAGCGCGGCACCAGCCTGCACAGCGGCGGCCGCCGCGCCAAGAGCGGCTCCCTGGAGCCCCAGAGGGGCAGCCCCCACCTGGGCCGCAGGACCCCCCAGGACAGCGGCCTGACGGCCATCCTGCACCAGCACCAGGGCAGGCCCAGGTCATCGTCCACCACCGACACCGCCATCCTGCTGGCCGAGGGCGGGGCTGTCTACCTGCTGGCCGAGGACAGCGAGGGGCTGGAAAAG CTGGACAAGGGCGACGTGAGCACCCTGAACCTGCCCCCGGGCGCCGGGCACGGCGACGCCGACGGCCCCGTGTGCCTGGATGTGCCCGATGGCACCCCCGACCCCCAGCGCACCAAAGCCGCCATCGAGCACCTGCACCAGAAGATCCTCAAGATCACGGAGCAGATCAAGATCGAGCAGGAGGCGCGGGACGACAACGTGGCCGAGTACCTGAAGCTGGCCAACAACGCCGACAAGCAGCAGGCGTCGCGCATCAAGCAGGTGTTTGAGAAGAAGAACCAGAAGTCGGCGCAGACCATCGCGCAGCTGCACAAGAAGCTGGAGCACTACCACAAGAAGCTGAAGGAGATCGAGCAGAACGGCCCCTCCCGGCAGCCCAAGGATGTTTTCCGGGACATGCACCAAGGGCTGAAGGACGTGGGCGCCAACGTCCGCTCCAGCATCAGCGGCTTCAGCGGCGGCGTGGTGGAGGGGGTCAAGGGGGGGCTCTCGGGGCTGTCCCAGGCCACGCACACGGCCGTGGTGTCCAAGCCGCGCGAGTTCGCCAGCCTGATCCGCAACAAGTTCGGCAGCGCCGACAACATCGCGCACCTGAAGGACACGCTGGACGACGGGCACCCCGAGGAGGCGGCGCGGGCGCTGAGCGGCAGCGCCACGCTGGTGTCCAGCCCCAAGTACGGCAGCGATGACGAGTGCTCCAGCGCCACCTCGGGCTCGGCCGGCGGCAGCAACTCcggggcggggcccggcggcTTGGGCAGCCCCAAGTCCAACACGCTGGACAGCCACCACAACAACTTCGACACcatcctggaggagctgagggagatCAAGGACAGCCAGTCCCACCTGGAGGACTCCATGGAGGACCTGAAGGCGCAGCTGCAGCGGGATTACACCTACATGACCCAGTGCTTGCAGGAGGAGCGCTACAG GTACGAGCgtctggaggagcagctgaacgACCTCACGGAGCTGCACCAGAACGAGATGACCAACCTGAAGCAGGAGCTGGCCAGCATGGAGGAGAAGGTGGCCTACCAGTCCTACGAGAGGGCACGGGACATCCAG GAGGCCGTGGAGTCGTGCCTGACGCGGGTGAccaagctggagctgcagcagcagcagcagcaggtggtgCAGCTGGAGGGGGTGGAGAACGCCAACGCCCGGGCCCTGCTGGGCAAGTTCATCAACGTCATCCTGGCCCTCATGGCCGTGCTGCTCGTCTTCGTCTCCACCATCGCCAACTTCATCACGCCGCTCATGAAGACCCGCATGCGCATCCTCAGCACCGCCCTGCTCgtcctcttcctcttcttcctctggaAGCACTGGGACTCCATCAGCTA
- the TMCC2 gene encoding transmembrane and coiled-coil domains protein 2 isoform X2, producing MGQDRSLPTREERSPGCCRCHPRGQLCRVTSHPRGVTARSPRLRVAPAGSSAPSSPCPGTAEHRMLDKGDVSTLNLPPGAGHGDADGPVCLDVPDGTPDPQRTKAAIEHLHQKILKITEQIKIEQEARDDNVAEYLKLANNADKQQASRIKQVFEKKNQKSAQTIAQLHKKLEHYHKKLKEIEQNGPSRQPKDVFRDMHQGLKDVGANVRSSISGFSGGVVEGVKGGLSGLSQATHTAVVSKPREFASLIRNKFGSADNIAHLKDTLDDGHPEEAARALSGSATLVSSPKYGSDDECSSATSGSAGGSNSGAGPGGLGSPKSNTLDSHHNNFDTILEELREIKDSQSHLEDSMEDLKAQLQRDYTYMTQCLQEERYRYERLEEQLNDLTELHQNEMTNLKQELASMEEKVAYQSYERARDIQEAVESCLTRVTKLELQQQQQQVVQLEGVENANARALLGKFINVILALMAVLLVFVSTIANFITPLMKTRMRILSTALLVLFLFFLWKHWDSISYFLEHVLLPS from the exons ATGGGCCAGGACAGGAGCCTGCCcaccagggaggagaggagccCCGGGTGCTGCCGGTGCCACCCCCGGGGGCAGCTCTGCCGTGTCACCTCCCATCCCCGGGGTGTCACCGCCCGGTCCCCGCGGCTCCGTGTGGCACCggcagggagctctgccccgtcctcaccctgccctggcacgGCTGAGCACCGCATG CTGGACAAGGGCGACGTGAGCACCCTGAACCTGCCCCCGGGCGCCGGGCACGGCGACGCCGACGGCCCCGTGTGCCTGGATGTGCCCGATGGCACCCCCGACCCCCAGCGCACCAAAGCCGCCATCGAGCACCTGCACCAGAAGATCCTCAAGATCACGGAGCAGATCAAGATCGAGCAGGAGGCGCGGGACGACAACGTGGCCGAGTACCTGAAGCTGGCCAACAACGCCGACAAGCAGCAGGCGTCGCGCATCAAGCAGGTGTTTGAGAAGAAGAACCAGAAGTCGGCGCAGACCATCGCGCAGCTGCACAAGAAGCTGGAGCACTACCACAAGAAGCTGAAGGAGATCGAGCAGAACGGCCCCTCCCGGCAGCCCAAGGATGTTTTCCGGGACATGCACCAAGGGCTGAAGGACGTGGGCGCCAACGTCCGCTCCAGCATCAGCGGCTTCAGCGGCGGCGTGGTGGAGGGGGTCAAGGGGGGGCTCTCGGGGCTGTCCCAGGCCACGCACACGGCCGTGGTGTCCAAGCCGCGCGAGTTCGCCAGCCTGATCCGCAACAAGTTCGGCAGCGCCGACAACATCGCGCACCTGAAGGACACGCTGGACGACGGGCACCCCGAGGAGGCGGCGCGGGCGCTGAGCGGCAGCGCCACGCTGGTGTCCAGCCCCAAGTACGGCAGCGATGACGAGTGCTCCAGCGCCACCTCGGGCTCGGCCGGCGGCAGCAACTCcggggcggggcccggcggcTTGGGCAGCCCCAAGTCCAACACGCTGGACAGCCACCACAACAACTTCGACACcatcctggaggagctgagggagatCAAGGACAGCCAGTCCCACCTGGAGGACTCCATGGAGGACCTGAAGGCGCAGCTGCAGCGGGATTACACCTACATGACCCAGTGCTTGCAGGAGGAGCGCTACAG GTACGAGCgtctggaggagcagctgaacgACCTCACGGAGCTGCACCAGAACGAGATGACCAACCTGAAGCAGGAGCTGGCCAGCATGGAGGAGAAGGTGGCCTACCAGTCCTACGAGAGGGCACGGGACATCCAG GAGGCCGTGGAGTCGTGCCTGACGCGGGTGAccaagctggagctgcagcagcagcagcagcaggtggtgCAGCTGGAGGGGGTGGAGAACGCCAACGCCCGGGCCCTGCTGGGCAAGTTCATCAACGTCATCCTGGCCCTCATGGCCGTGCTGCTCGTCTTCGTCTCCACCATCGCCAACTTCATCACGCCGCTCATGAAGACCCGCATGCGCATCCTCAGCACCGCCCTGCTCgtcctcttcctcttcttcctctggaAGCACTGGGACTCCATCAGCTA
- the TMCC2 gene encoding transmembrane and coiled-coil domains protein 2 isoform X3 — protein MELDKGDVSTLNLPPGAGHGDADGPVCLDVPDGTPDPQRTKAAIEHLHQKILKITEQIKIEQEARDDNVAEYLKLANNADKQQASRIKQVFEKKNQKSAQTIAQLHKKLEHYHKKLKEIEQNGPSRQPKDVFRDMHQGLKDVGANVRSSISGFSGGVVEGVKGGLSGLSQATHTAVVSKPREFASLIRNKFGSADNIAHLKDTLDDGHPEEAARALSGSATLVSSPKYGSDDECSSATSGSAGGSNSGAGPGGLGSPKSNTLDSHHNNFDTILEELREIKDSQSHLEDSMEDLKAQLQRDYTYMTQCLQEERYRYERLEEQLNDLTELHQNEMTNLKQELASMEEKVAYQSYERARDIQEAVESCLTRVTKLELQQQQQQVVQLEGVENANARALLGKFINVILALMAVLLVFVSTIANFITPLMKTRMRILSTALLVLFLFFLWKHWDSISYFLEHVLLPS, from the exons ATGGAG CTGGACAAGGGCGACGTGAGCACCCTGAACCTGCCCCCGGGCGCCGGGCACGGCGACGCCGACGGCCCCGTGTGCCTGGATGTGCCCGATGGCACCCCCGACCCCCAGCGCACCAAAGCCGCCATCGAGCACCTGCACCAGAAGATCCTCAAGATCACGGAGCAGATCAAGATCGAGCAGGAGGCGCGGGACGACAACGTGGCCGAGTACCTGAAGCTGGCCAACAACGCCGACAAGCAGCAGGCGTCGCGCATCAAGCAGGTGTTTGAGAAGAAGAACCAGAAGTCGGCGCAGACCATCGCGCAGCTGCACAAGAAGCTGGAGCACTACCACAAGAAGCTGAAGGAGATCGAGCAGAACGGCCCCTCCCGGCAGCCCAAGGATGTTTTCCGGGACATGCACCAAGGGCTGAAGGACGTGGGCGCCAACGTCCGCTCCAGCATCAGCGGCTTCAGCGGCGGCGTGGTGGAGGGGGTCAAGGGGGGGCTCTCGGGGCTGTCCCAGGCCACGCACACGGCCGTGGTGTCCAAGCCGCGCGAGTTCGCCAGCCTGATCCGCAACAAGTTCGGCAGCGCCGACAACATCGCGCACCTGAAGGACACGCTGGACGACGGGCACCCCGAGGAGGCGGCGCGGGCGCTGAGCGGCAGCGCCACGCTGGTGTCCAGCCCCAAGTACGGCAGCGATGACGAGTGCTCCAGCGCCACCTCGGGCTCGGCCGGCGGCAGCAACTCcggggcggggcccggcggcTTGGGCAGCCCCAAGTCCAACACGCTGGACAGCCACCACAACAACTTCGACACcatcctggaggagctgagggagatCAAGGACAGCCAGTCCCACCTGGAGGACTCCATGGAGGACCTGAAGGCGCAGCTGCAGCGGGATTACACCTACATGACCCAGTGCTTGCAGGAGGAGCGCTACAG GTACGAGCgtctggaggagcagctgaacgACCTCACGGAGCTGCACCAGAACGAGATGACCAACCTGAAGCAGGAGCTGGCCAGCATGGAGGAGAAGGTGGCCTACCAGTCCTACGAGAGGGCACGGGACATCCAG GAGGCCGTGGAGTCGTGCCTGACGCGGGTGAccaagctggagctgcagcagcagcagcagcaggtggtgCAGCTGGAGGGGGTGGAGAACGCCAACGCCCGGGCCCTGCTGGGCAAGTTCATCAACGTCATCCTGGCCCTCATGGCCGTGCTGCTCGTCTTCGTCTCCACCATCGCCAACTTCATCACGCCGCTCATGAAGACCCGCATGCGCATCCTCAGCACCGCCCTGCTCgtcctcttcctcttcttcctctggaAGCACTGGGACTCCATCAGCTA